A DNA window from Leptolyngbya sp. KIOST-1 contains the following coding sequences:
- a CDS encoding zinc-binding alcohol dehydrogenase family protein encodes MKAVALTQYLPISDPRSLFDTDLPTPTPTGRDLLVRVEAVAVNPVDTKVRAPKDKLEDSPRVLGYDAAGVVKAVGDAVTRFQPGDAVYYAGDITRPGSNAEFQLVDERIVGTMPNLSFAEAAALPLTTITAWEALFTRLGIHRAGGNRGQSILILGGAGGVGSIAIQLAKLAGLVVIATASRPQSQAWVRQMGADHSVDYSDALIEEMAQLGHREVDFIANFNNTDAYWGVMAELIRPQGKIVGIVGNTDPLDLNLLKNKSATFAWEFMFTRSMYQTTDMADQGHLLGEVAALINANAIRTTLGQTLSPINAANLRQAHAQIESGRTIGKLVLAGWG; translated from the coding sequence ATGAAAGCCGTTGCCCTTACCCAGTATTTGCCCATCAGCGACCCGCGATCGCTGTTTGACACCGACCTGCCAACCCCCACCCCCACGGGGCGAGATCTGCTGGTGCGGGTCGAGGCCGTTGCGGTCAACCCCGTCGACACCAAGGTGCGAGCCCCCAAAGACAAGCTGGAGGACAGCCCCAGGGTGCTGGGTTACGACGCCGCTGGTGTCGTCAAAGCCGTGGGCGATGCCGTCACCCGCTTTCAGCCCGGCGATGCCGTCTACTACGCGGGCGACATCACCCGCCCCGGCTCCAATGCTGAGTTTCAGCTGGTGGACGAGCGGATTGTGGGTACCATGCCCAACCTCTCCTTTGCCGAGGCCGCCGCGCTGCCGCTGACCACCATCACCGCCTGGGAGGCCCTGTTTACCCGCCTTGGCATCCATCGGGCCGGGGGCAATCGCGGCCAGTCGATTCTCATCCTCGGCGGAGCCGGGGGAGTGGGGTCGATCGCCATTCAGCTGGCTAAACTGGCGGGACTGGTGGTCATCGCCACCGCCTCCCGGCCCCAGTCCCAGGCCTGGGTACGGCAGATGGGGGCCGACCACAGCGTGGACTACAGCGATGCGCTGATCGAGGAGATGGCCCAACTCGGCCACCGCGAGGTCGATTTCATCGCCAACTTCAACAACACCGACGCCTACTGGGGGGTGATGGCGGAGCTGATTCGGCCCCAGGGCAAGATCGTCGGCATCGTCGGCAATACCGACCCCCTCGATCTGAATTTGCTCAAAAACAAGAGCGCCACCTTTGCCTGGGAGTTTATGTTCACCCGATCCATGTACCAGACCACCGATATGGCCGACCAGGGCCACCTGCTCGGCGAGGTGGCGGCGCTGATCAATGCCAACGCGATCCGCACCACCCTGGGGCAAACCCTGTCACCCATCAACGCCGCCAACCTGCGCCAGGCCCACGCCCAGATCGAGTCGGGGCGGACGATTGGGAAGCTGGTGCTGGCGGGGTGGGGGTAG
- a CDS encoding arsenic resistance protein → MSTRQPAAAPVAGGQLNIFERYLTLWVLLCIAAGIALGRLLPGVAIALDAMSIYQVSVPIAICLFFMMYPIMVKIDFAQAKRAAQTPRPVLLTLAVNWLIKPFTMVLFAQVFLGGLFRPLLAGTEILRGGEIALADSYIAGTILLGIAPCTAPPPPLPPPRQHQLPNRPPRLDLGVGLAQVGGVDG, encoded by the coding sequence ATGTCCACCAGACAGCCTGCCGCTGCCCCAGTCGCCGGGGGACAGCTCAACATTTTCGAGCGCTACCTCACCCTGTGGGTGCTGCTGTGCATTGCGGCTGGCATTGCCCTGGGGCGGCTGCTGCCCGGGGTGGCGATCGCCCTGGATGCCATGAGCATCTACCAGGTGTCGGTACCGATCGCCATCTGTCTCTTTTTCATGATGTACCCGATCATGGTGAAGATCGACTTTGCCCAGGCCAAGCGGGCGGCCCAAACCCCCCGGCCCGTGCTACTCACCCTGGCGGTGAACTGGCTGATCAAACCCTTCACTATGGTGCTGTTTGCCCAGGTCTTTCTGGGCGGGCTGTTTCGGCCCCTGCTGGCGGGCACCGAGATTCTGCGCGGCGGCGAGATTGCCCTGGCCGATTCGTACATTGCCGGGACCATTCTGCTGGGCATTGCCCCCTGCACCGCTCCCCCCCCTCCCCTACCCCCACCCCGCCAGCACCAGCTTCCCAATCGTCCGCCCCGACTCGATCTGGGCGTGGGCCTGGCGCAGGTTGGCGGCGTTGATGGGTGA
- a CDS encoding DMT family transporter, whose amino-acid sequence MAIAFYQDLFAFLCLLLVTPLASLALTPQDLGLLLVLGVLCTAVAHTLFIESLAVLRAQTASVISGLEPVYGIALAALLLGEVPVPRTLVGGAIILGTTLWASLPDKSLEAPP is encoded by the coding sequence GTGGCGATCGCCTTTTACCAGGACCTGTTTGCCTTCCTCTGCCTGCTGCTGGTCACCCCCCTGGCCAGCCTGGCCCTGACACCCCAGGACCTGGGCCTGCTGCTGGTGCTGGGGGTGCTGTGTACCGCCGTCGCCCACACATTATTTATTGAGAGTTTGGCGGTGCTGCGAGCCCAGACCGCTAGCGTGATCAGCGGCCTGGAGCCGGTCTACGGCATTGCCCTGGCGGCCCTGCTGCTGGGGGAAGTGCCCGTCCCCCGCACCCTGGTCGGCGGCGCGATTATTTTGGGCACCACCCTCTGGGCCAGCCTGCCCGACAAGAGCCTGGAGGCCCCGCCCTAG
- a CDS encoding ISAs1 family transposase produces MRRHWLLDGVEHLINAERWVGLKRVGLVEAERRILGQPPTIEQRYYLVSFDGDVQRFAQGVRSHWGIENQLHWVLDVAFHEDASRIRKDHAPANLAVVRHIALNLLRQDAFAKGGIKAKRLQAGWDNDYLIRLLSS; encoded by the coding sequence ATCCGCCGCCACTGGTTGCTCGATGGGGTCGAGCACCTCATCAACGCTGAGCGCTGGGTTGGCTTAAAACGCGTTGGCCTCGTGGAGGCTGAACGCCGTATCCTCGGTCAACCCCCGACCATTGAGCAGCGCTACTATCTCGTTAGTTTTGACGGCGATGTCCAACGCTTTGCCCAAGGGGTGCGCAGCCACTGGGGTATTGAAAACCAGCTCCACTGGGTGCTCGATGTCGCCTTCCACGAAGATGCCTCTCGAATTCGTAAAGACCACGCCCCCGCTAATCTGGCCGTCGTCCGTCACATCGCCCTCAATCTGCTGCGTCAGGACGCTTTTGCCAAAGGGGGTATCAAGGCTAAACGCTTGCAAGCAGGATGGGATAATGACTACCTAATTCGGCTACTCTCCTCCTGA
- a CDS encoding acetate--CoA ligase family protein, which translates to MVLDQLPVSRVNARKTDAFDIYNSRFCEGSNPYLNTAAFVFDFALTGNVEPLPIEAYVEVVGDRYPHLQERSYDSYAHLFAQVAAEVNRLDVGLHLHQWSVTHRGDRCRLAIEALHGRTTRSVVFAVWDWFEAITQDQTFYIEDQIDVFQQLFRQSVYGGPTVYALLRTAHEKGIPTFYLWDEGLMQYGYGKKLVRGVATTFDTDSHLDSDFTTRKDDCKSLLSTLGFPVPRGEIVASRSEALAAADRVGYPIAVKPVSGHKGEGVTSDVRDDEELEAAFDRALATIPEDQSVRIIVEQSITGSDFRILCVNGRFVAAMERQPASVSGDGQATVSELIRDANRDVARSDTPTSPLGKIKIDDAMEMYLNAQGYTLDSVLESGRTVYLRKVANLSAGGVSIDATPTIHPDNVILAQDIAQHFRLTCLGIDVIARDLTRSWKDSSFGILEINSAPGISMHLNPSVGDRVDVTSPILETFFPAEVSPRIPIMTFNRVSLRDLQELIDHVLLQYPNWVIGAVCREGVLINRSEKVLNSNYNVNVRNLLRNPRLDLLIAEYRGDLFEQEGMFYSGSDMVVLDNPTETETLLTRDVLPHATVVVREGDNISIRREGLIEQYRLGGGEPFSRVYLKEIGTILA; encoded by the coding sequence GTGGTTCTCGATCAGCTGCCGGTATCGCGCGTAAACGCTCGTAAAACCGATGCGTTTGACATCTACAACAGTCGATTTTGTGAGGGCAGCAATCCCTACCTGAACACAGCGGCTTTTGTGTTCGACTTTGCCCTGACGGGCAACGTCGAGCCGCTGCCGATCGAGGCCTACGTAGAGGTAGTGGGCGATCGCTACCCCCACCTCCAGGAACGCTCCTACGACTCCTACGCCCACCTGTTTGCCCAGGTGGCGGCCGAGGTCAACCGGCTGGATGTGGGCCTGCACCTGCACCAGTGGAGCGTCACCCACCGGGGCGATCGCTGCCGCCTGGCCATCGAGGCCCTGCACGGTCGCACGACGCGATCGGTGGTGTTTGCGGTGTGGGACTGGTTCGAGGCCATCACTCAGGACCAGACCTTCTATATTGAAGACCAGATTGACGTCTTTCAGCAGCTGTTTCGGCAGTCGGTCTACGGTGGCCCCACCGTCTACGCACTTCTGCGTACTGCCCACGAAAAGGGCATCCCCACCTTCTACCTGTGGGATGAGGGGCTGATGCAGTACGGCTACGGCAAAAAGCTGGTGCGCGGCGTCGCCACCACCTTCGATACCGACAGCCACCTGGACTCCGACTTCACCACCCGCAAGGACGACTGTAAGTCTCTGCTCAGCACCCTGGGCTTTCCGGTGCCCAGGGGCGAAATTGTCGCCAGCCGCAGTGAAGCCCTCGCCGCCGCCGACCGGGTTGGCTATCCGATCGCGGTGAAGCCGGTGTCGGGGCACAAGGGCGAAGGGGTCACCTCCGACGTGCGCGACGACGAGGAGCTGGAAGCCGCCTTCGATCGCGCCCTGGCCACTATCCCAGAGGATCAGTCGGTGCGCATCATTGTCGAGCAGAGCATCACCGGCTCCGACTTCCGGATTTTGTGCGTCAACGGTCGGTTTGTAGCGGCGATGGAGCGCCAGCCCGCCTCGGTCTCCGGGGACGGACAAGCGACGGTGAGTGAACTGATCCGCGACGCCAATCGGGATGTAGCCCGCAGTGACACTCCCACGTCGCCCCTGGGCAAAATCAAAATCGATGACGCCATGGAGATGTACCTGAACGCCCAGGGGTATACCCTCGACAGCGTGCTGGAGTCAGGCCGCACCGTCTACCTGCGCAAGGTGGCCAACCTCTCCGCCGGTGGGGTCAGCATTGATGCCACGCCCACCATTCACCCCGACAATGTAATCCTGGCCCAGGACATTGCCCAACACTTCCGGCTGACCTGTCTGGGCATCGACGTGATTGCCCGCGACCTGACCCGATCGTGGAAAGACAGCAGTTTTGGCATTCTGGAAATCAACTCAGCGCCCGGCATCTCGATGCACCTCAACCCGTCGGTGGGCGATCGCGTCGATGTCACCTCCCCCATTCTGGAAACCTTCTTCCCCGCCGAAGTCAGCCCCCGCATCCCGATCATGACCTTCAACCGGGTCTCCCTGCGCGACCTGCAGGAGCTGATCGACCACGTGCTGCTGCAGTACCCCAACTGGGTGATCGGCGCGGTGTGCCGCGAGGGCGTGCTGATCAACCGCTCCGAAAAAGTTCTGAACTCGAACTACAACGTCAATGTGCGTAACCTGCTGCGCAATCCCCGACTCGATCTGCTGATTGCAGAGTATCGCGGCGACCTGTTTGAGCAGGAGGGCATGTTCTACTCCGGCAGCGACATGGTGGTGCTGGACAACCCCACCGAAACCGAGACCCTGCTCACCCGCGATGTATTGCCCCACGCCACGGTCGTGGTGCGAGAGGGCGACAACATCTCCATTCGCCGCGAGGGGCTGATTGAGCAATACCGCCTAGGCGGTGGCGAACCCTTCAGCCGCGTTTACCTGAAGGAAATTGGCACGATTCTGGCCTGA